The nucleotide sequence ATCGCGGCTTCTTCGCTCGGCCCGTCCGGCGCGCCCACCCGCGCGAGCTGCGCGAGCTCGGCGGAGGCTTCATCGACGGCGGCAGGCGCGGGCGCGTCGCGTGGCTCTCCCACCTTCGCGCTCGCGCGTTCGTCCGCGTCGCTCGGGGCCTGCTCGGCCGCGGCGAGGTCGCCCTCGCCGAAGAGCCTCCCCTTGATCTTCCGCCACAAACTCACGCGAAGCTCCCGCTCCCTTCGCGGCCCCCTCCGGCCACGCGTAACACCACGGGCCCGCCGCGGCGCGCGCGGATCTCGTCGCCCTGGCAGAGCTCCACCTCGGCGGCGAGCTCGAACTCGCCCAGGATCGGCCGCGGCGCCCCGCTCGGCGTCCGCAGCACCACGAACCCGCTCTCGCCGTGCGCGACGTGATCGACACGGAGCGCGCCCACCACGAGCGCGCCGAGCGGCGCGAGGAGACGTGTTCCGGCCACGGTCACGATCACGCCCTCCGGCGCGAGCTCTCCTTCGGGCGACGACGTCGGCCGCTCGATCACGCACGGCACCTCGCCGCCGAGCTCGAGGCGGATCCCCTGGCCCACCGGGATCGCTCCCTCGATCCGCGCCCCGGCCAGCATCGTCCCGTTCCGCGTGTCGAGATCCTCCACGAAGACCTCGCTCCCTTCGCGGCGGATGCGCAGGTGCGTGCGGCTCACGGCCCGCGCGCCCACGAGGATCGTCGCTTCGCCGCGGCCGATCGTCACCTCCTCGCCGAGCGCGACGTGGTGCAGCTTTCCGCCGATCTCCAGATCGACCTGCGGGCCCGTCGCGAGGCGAGCTCGGATCGCGCGCGCCGCGTCGGCGACGACGTCGTCGTCTCGCTCGGCGAGCGCGGCCCGCGCGACCTCCAGCGCGGCGCGGCGCTCGGCGGTCCGATCGAGATCGGCCACGCGCCTGCGCACGTCCGTCACTTCGCGGACCTTGCGAGACTCCGCGTGGGACGCCTTGAGGCGCTCTTCGAGCTTCTCGATCGCGCCCATCTCCGTGAGCACCCGGATCTCCGACTCGGCGTCCCCGAGCTCGGCGTAGACCTCGGCGGCTCGTTCGAGTTGCCCCGCGCTCTCGAGCTCGCGGGCGACGCGGGCGAGCTCGCTCTTCAGCGACGAGCCGCCGCGGGTGCGGATCACGTCGAGCGTCAGATGCGCCTTCCGACCGAGCGCTCGCTTCTGGAGCTCCTCGCTCTTTGCGGTGCGCGCGGCGACGTCGCAGAACGCGATACGTTGCTCGGCCGATCCTTCGGCGTCGGCGCGGAGCAGGAGCACGCGCGCAGCGTCGTCCGGCAGCTCGGCCTCGACGTACAGCGTGGCCGCGGAAGCGAGGTCACCGGCGAGCTCCCGGGCGCGCGCCTCCTTGGCTCGTCGGCCCTCGCCCCAGCGCAGGAAGCGATCGAAGAGACCCACTGGGCGGCATGGTAGCGCGCCTCGGAAGCGCTCGGCGAGACCTGTTGACTCTCCCCTTCCCTCCGCGGACCATCGCAGGCTCGATGTCCAACTTCACGACCGGTCAGACCCGCCTGGGCGAGCTGCTCGTCCGCGAGAAGCTCATCAGCTTGCAGCAGCTCCGCCAGGCGCAGGAAGAGCAACGGAAGAGCGGAACCAACCTGGGCCAGGTGCTGACGAAGCTCGGCTACCTGTCCGACGACGACATCGCGAGCTTCCTCGCCACCCAGTACGGCGTCCCCGTCGCCGACCTCGAGAGCGCCGAGTTCGATCCCGAAGTCTTGAAGCTCGTACCGCGCGACGTCTGCGAGAAGCAGAAGATCTTCCCGCTGTTCCGGTCGGGCACCTCGCTCGTCGTGGCGATGGCGGATCCCACGAACCTCCACGCCATCGACGACATCAAGTTCCTCACGGGCTCCATCGTCGAGCCTCGTGTCGCCTCCGAGGGCGCGATCACCCAGGCCATCGAGCGCGCCTACTCGGCCGGCCCCTCGTACGACGAGATGCTCGCCGAGTTCGGCGACGAGCAGGTCGACTTCACGGTCGAGACCGACGACGTCAACCTCCTCGAGCTCGAGAAGGCGGCCGAGGGCGCGCCGGTCGTGAGGCTCGTCAACGCGATCCTCCTCAACGCGATCAAGAAGGGCGCGAGCGACATCCACATCGAGCCTTACGAGAAGAAGCTCCGCGTCCGGTATCGCATCGACGGCGT is from Polyangium spumosum and encodes:
- a CDS encoding FHA domain-containing protein, coding for MGLFDRFLRWGEGRRAKEARARELAGDLASAATLYVEAELPDDAARVLLLRADAEGSAEQRIAFCDVAARTAKSEELQKRALGRKAHLTLDVIRTRGGSSLKSELARVARELESAGQLERAAEVYAELGDAESEIRVLTEMGAIEKLEERLKASHAESRKVREVTDVRRRVADLDRTAERRAALEVARAALAERDDDVVADAARAIRARLATGPQVDLEIGGKLHHVALGEEVTIGRGEATILVGARAVSRTHLRIRREGSEVFVEDLDTRNGTMLAGARIEGAIPVGQGIRLELGGEVPCVIERPTSSPEGELAPEGVIVTVAGTRLLAPLGALVVGALRVDHVAHGESGFVVLRTPSGAPRPILGEFELAAEVELCQGDEIRARRGGPVVLRVAGGGREGSGSFA